From a single Gemmatimonadota bacterium genomic region:
- a CDS encoding NUDIX domain-containing protein, with protein MPTRVLACVLRRANQVLICRRPAHKRHGDLWEFPGGKVEPGESDLEAAQRELAEELGLDVTAVRGVAFSVTDPGSEFVIEFLDVEARGAPQCLEHSALAWPTVAELLSYELAPSDRRFAEWLLSRPNPGAPPAGADAPNHRREAT; from the coding sequence ATGCCAACCCGCGTCCTAGCCTGCGTCCTCCGCCGGGCCAACCAGGTCCTGATCTGCCGCCGCCCCGCCCACAAGCGTCACGGCGACCTCTGGGAATTCCCCGGCGGGAAGGTCGAGCCCGGCGAGAGTGACCTCGAGGCCGCCCAGCGCGAGCTGGCCGAGGAGCTCGGCCTGGATGTGACCGCCGTCCGCGGGGTGGCGTTCTCAGTCACGGACCCCGGCTCGGAGTTCGTGATCGAGTTCCTGGACGTGGAGGCCCGGGGAGCGCCCCAGTGCCTGGAGCACTCCGCCCTGGCCTGGCCCACCGTGGCGGAGCTGCTGAGCTACGAGCTGGCGCCAAGCGACCGTCGCTTCGCAGAATGGCTTCTAAGCCGTCCCAACCCGGGTGCCCCTCCCGCCGGAGCGGACGCACCCAACCACCGCCGCGAAGCCACCTAG
- a CDS encoding SprT family zinc-dependent metalloprotease gives MSAHPPTAIPPDLEPLVRQWGRRWGLPDLADHLSVRFSDRMTRSLGRCRPASGRVRLAAHLQDGPAALLEEVLCHEVAHVAVHQLQGRGSPPHGPIWRELVEAAGYPARMRAPATSTATAPSRPTGPRPRYVHRCPVCHTERMARRPVPEWRCAECLAAGLDGRLEITRLAPDPAADA, from the coding sequence ATGTCTGCCCACCCCCCCACGGCCATCCCACCCGATCTCGAGCCGCTGGTGCGTCAGTGGGGCCGTCGCTGGGGCCTGCCCGACCTGGCGGACCACCTGAGCGTGAGGTTCAGCGATCGGATGACCCGGTCGTTGGGTCGCTGCCGGCCGGCCAGCGGGCGGGTGCGGTTGGCGGCCCACCTGCAAGACGGGCCCGCCGCGCTGCTGGAGGAGGTGCTCTGTCATGAGGTGGCTCACGTGGCGGTGCATCAGCTCCAGGGGCGCGGCTCCCCACCGCATGGTCCCATTTGGCGGGAGCTGGTGGAGGCCGCCGGCTACCCCGCGCGTATGCGGGCCCCGGCCACATCGACCGCGACAGCGCCTTCACGGCCCACCGGCCCCCGCCCCCGGTATGTCCACCGCTGTCCGGTCTGCCACACCGAGCGCATGGCCCGGCGACCGGTCCCGGAGTGGCGCTGCGCGGAGTGCCTAGCCGCAGGCCTGGACGGCAGGCTGGAAATCACTCGACTCGCGCCCGACCCAGCCGCCGACGCGTGA
- a CDS encoding DUF2442 domain-containing protein, which translates to MDREYRIGAVAVELSEATLDVTLEDGRTVSVPLWWYPRLHTATPAQRANWVLLPGGYGIHWPEIDEDVGVWALLEGGPAPGALPPTEEARAL; encoded by the coding sequence ATGGATCGTGAGTACAGAATAGGGGCCGTCGCGGTGGAGTTGTCCGAGGCGACGCTGGATGTAACGCTGGAGGACGGGCGAACCGTCTCTGTGCCCTTGTGGTGGTATCCCCGCCTCCACACCGCGACACCTGCTCAGAGGGCAAACTGGGTCCTGCTCCCGGGAGGTTATGGGATCCACTGGCCGGAGATCGACGAGGACGTCGGTGTTTGGGCGTTGCTGGAAGGCGGACCTGCGCCGGGTGCGTTGCCGCCCACGGAGGAAGCGCGGGCGTTATGA
- a CDS encoding class I SAM-dependent DNA methyltransferase has translation MAKKRAKKTTKKGKNGVAGLMDELFQAAVALRGPIETPDYKRYVLPLIFLRFLSLRYEHRRAELEAMVEDPKSDWYADDPETREAILEDPDAYAAVGAFIVPKPARWSELVAQAQADDIKLKIDAALELLEQTYPEQLRGLLPKVFARSNMAPEDLGQLIALFSKDVFREDHGGEDLIGRVYEYFIGEFASAEGKRGGEYFTPGSIVRTLVAMLEPTEGVVFDPCCGSGGMFVQSDVFTKHSGRLSFVGQEAKDFTYRLCRMNLFIHGIGGHIEQGNSYTDDKHATLKADYILANPPFNDGAKGENGWGADRVPDKDPRVAVGGERMPLAPRNANTMWIMHFLHHLKEGGTAGFVMATGELSNGETARLAVRKALVDADYVDCVVQLSGQLFANTQIPCALWFLSKNRGGGKAYRKRKGEVLFIDGRKLGTLIEGSRKQKALSAEEVERIAAVYREFKRERAPETVPGFAAVASREEIAEHRYALTPGRYVGNEEALDEDEPFEERFPALLKRLDEQFAEGRELERRVRRALQGFGR, from the coding sequence ATGGCGAAGAAGCGCGCGAAGAAGACCACCAAGAAGGGCAAGAACGGCGTCGCCGGCCTGATGGACGAGCTGTTCCAGGCCGCGGTGGCATTGCGCGGCCCTATCGAGACGCCGGATTACAAGCGCTACGTCCTGCCCCTGATCTTCCTGCGTTTCCTGTCGCTCCGGTACGAGCACCGGCGCGCCGAGCTCGAGGCGATGGTCGAGGACCCGAAGAGCGACTGGTACGCCGACGACCCGGAGACGCGCGAGGCGATCCTCGAGGACCCGGACGCCTACGCCGCGGTCGGGGCGTTCATCGTCCCGAAGCCGGCCAGGTGGTCCGAGCTTGTTGCGCAGGCCCAGGCCGACGACATCAAGCTCAAGATCGACGCCGCGCTCGAGCTCCTCGAGCAGACCTACCCCGAGCAGCTCCGCGGGCTTCTGCCCAAAGTGTTCGCCCGCTCGAACATGGCGCCCGAGGACCTCGGCCAGCTCATCGCTCTGTTCTCGAAGGACGTGTTCCGGGAGGACCACGGCGGCGAGGACCTGATCGGGCGCGTCTACGAGTACTTCATCGGCGAGTTCGCCAGCGCCGAGGGCAAGCGGGGAGGGGAGTACTTCACGCCCGGCAGCATCGTCCGGACCCTGGTCGCGATGCTGGAGCCGACGGAAGGGGTCGTCTTCGACCCGTGCTGCGGCTCGGGCGGCATGTTCGTGCAGTCCGACGTCTTCACCAAGCACAGCGGCCGGCTGTCGTTCGTCGGTCAGGAGGCCAAGGACTTCACCTACCGGCTCTGCCGCATGAACCTGTTCATCCATGGGATCGGCGGGCACATCGAGCAGGGCAACTCCTATACCGACGACAAGCACGCGACGCTCAAGGCCGACTACATCCTGGCCAATCCGCCGTTCAACGACGGCGCCAAAGGAGAGAACGGCTGGGGCGCCGATCGAGTCCCCGACAAGGACCCGCGTGTCGCCGTCGGCGGCGAGCGGATGCCGCTCGCGCCGCGGAACGCGAACACCATGTGGATCATGCACTTCCTCCATCACCTGAAGGAGGGAGGCACCGCCGGCTTCGTGATGGCGACGGGTGAGCTCTCGAACGGTGAGACGGCGCGTCTGGCCGTGCGCAAGGCGCTCGTCGACGCCGACTACGTCGACTGCGTGGTCCAGCTCTCGGGTCAGCTCTTCGCCAACACCCAGATCCCGTGTGCGCTCTGGTTCCTCTCGAAGAACCGGGGTGGCGGTAAGGCCTACCGCAAGCGCAAGGGCGAGGTGCTCTTCATCGACGGCCGCAAGCTCGGAACGCTGATCGAGGGCTCGCGCAAGCAGAAGGCGCTCTCAGCGGAGGAGGTGGAGCGGATCGCGGCCGTCTACCGCGAGTTCAAGCGCGAGCGGGCGCCCGAGACCGTTCCCGGCTTCGCGGCCGTCGCATCCCGCGAGGAGATCGCCGAGCACCGCTACGCATTGACGCCTGGGCGCTACGTCGGCAACGAGGAGGCCCTCGACGAGGACGAGCCGTTCGAAGAGCGCTTCCCAGCGCTTCTCAAGCGCCTCGATGAGCAGTTTGCTGAGGGGCGCGAGCTCGAGCGCCGTGTGCGCAGGGCCCTTCAGGGGTTCGGCAGATGA
- a CDS encoding DUF4160 domain-containing protein, whose amino-acid sequence MPTILRLGPYRFYFYSAEDGERPHVHIDRDLSSAKLWLDPVEVGASEGFPRHELRRLRALVEAHHDALVRAWDDFHGS is encoded by the coding sequence GTGCCCACCATCCTACGCCTCGGCCCCTATCGCTTCTACTTCTACAGCGCCGAAGACGGTGAGCGCCCACACGTCCATATCGATCGAGACCTATCGAGTGCGAAGCTCTGGCTCGACCCGGTGGAGGTGGGCGCGTCGGAGGGCTTTCCTCGACACGAGCTCCGTCGGCTGCGAGCTTTGGTTGAGGCTCACCACGACGCCCTCGTCCGGGCGTGGGACGACTTCCATGGATCGTGA
- a CDS encoding restriction endonuclease subunit S: protein MSGHDWDQVAIREAALGIFDGPHATPKKTTSGPVFLGISSLSDGRLDLGASAHLSEEDFVRWTRRVTPRPGDIVFSYETRLGQAAIVPEGLRCCLGRRMALVRPDPARLDSRFFLYQYLSPDFQDFLRSRTVAGSTVDRILLTEFPDFPISLPPLAEQRAIAGVLGTLDDKIEANRTLNETLEATCQALFRSWFVDFDPVVAKSEGRRPAHLTDDVATLFPDRLEDSPIGPVPAGWKVGCLADVADLTRDGLQPKDSPLETFLHFSIPAFDVAKTPVAELGGQIRSNKFLVPSGAVLLSKLNPHIPRIWLPDDDREMRAVASTEFLVMKPSGSMERCVLYGLFSSQAFLVEFSSLVTGTSNSHQRVKPEDFLRMPIVVPDEEVVRAAEGAFLPMIETQLSNLRESHTLAALRDALLPRLLSGELWVREAEQLVEEAV, encoded by the coding sequence ATGAGTGGTCACGACTGGGATCAGGTTGCGATCCGCGAGGCTGCCCTCGGCATCTTCGACGGTCCACACGCGACCCCGAAGAAGACAACTTCGGGTCCGGTGTTTCTGGGAATCAGCTCGCTATCAGACGGGCGGCTCGACCTCGGCGCCTCGGCTCACCTGTCCGAGGAGGATTTCGTTCGGTGGACTCGACGCGTAACCCCCCGGCCTGGGGACATCGTGTTCTCGTACGAAACCCGGCTCGGGCAAGCGGCGATCGTTCCAGAAGGGCTGCGCTGCTGTCTTGGACGACGCATGGCGCTGGTGCGACCAGACCCAGCACGCCTTGACTCGAGGTTCTTCCTGTATCAGTACCTCAGCCCGGACTTCCAGGACTTCCTTCGCTCACGGACCGTCGCCGGAAGCACCGTCGATCGGATTCTCCTGACGGAGTTTCCGGACTTCCCGATCTCGCTGCCGCCGCTAGCCGAGCAACGGGCGATCGCCGGTGTGCTCGGCACCCTCGACGACAAGATCGAGGCGAACCGTACGCTGAACGAGACGCTCGAGGCGACGTGCCAGGCACTCTTTCGGTCCTGGTTCGTCGACTTCGATCCCGTGGTCGCCAAGAGCGAAGGGCGTCGGCCGGCGCACCTGACCGACGACGTCGCGACGCTCTTCCCCGACCGCCTCGAGGACTCGCCGATCGGCCCGGTGCCGGCAGGGTGGAAAGTAGGCTGCCTTGCCGACGTCGCGGACCTCACGCGTGACGGGCTCCAGCCGAAGGACAGTCCGCTTGAGACGTTCCTGCACTTCAGCATCCCTGCGTTCGACGTGGCCAAGACGCCGGTGGCCGAGCTCGGAGGCCAGATTCGGAGCAACAAGTTCCTGGTGCCATCGGGAGCGGTGCTCTTGTCGAAGCTGAACCCTCACATACCGCGGATCTGGCTGCCCGACGACGACAGGGAGATGCGAGCCGTGGCGTCCACCGAGTTCTTGGTCATGAAGCCCAGCGGCTCGATGGAGCGGTGCGTGCTCTATGGGCTCTTCTCCTCGCAGGCGTTCTTGGTTGAGTTTTCGTCTCTTGTGACTGGAACGTCCAACAGCCACCAACGAGTCAAGCCCGAAGACTTCCTTCGGATGCCGATAGTCGTGCCGGACGAAGAGGTTGTCCGGGCCGCAGAAGGGGCGTTCCTCCCAATGATCGAGACCCAGCTCTCGAACCTGCGGGAATCACACACGCTTGCCGCTCTTCGCGACGCGCTCCTGCCCCGCCTGCTGTCGGGCGAGCTGTGGGTGCGAGAGGCAGAGCAGCTCGTCGAGGAGGCGGTCTGA
- a CDS encoding DUF3427 domain-containing protein, translating to MGCPFCPPDPERVFYEGERVLALWDAFPVSDGHALLVLRRHVASWFDADPDEQLELVRATALVRAHIEMKHRPAGYTVGINVGEAAGQTVPHLHVHVIPRYPGDVPDPRGGVRHVIPWRGNYLAPPADALTPAPGHSGRPNRKALLTGGLDDPLLPHLIAHLDQATRVDIAVAFALESGVSELEEHLRDVLDRGGRVRVIAGDYLGVTEPPALHRLLDLQSAESKGQLELRIFESAGTSFHPKAYIVCQQDGSGAAFVGSSNLSRTALRRGVEWNYQVVPSVDEHGFGEVLRAFEQLWTHPQVRTVDPQWVQSYQARRRPAEPLVTGTPAELEPVPVPHEIQLRALEALERTRADGNSAGLVVLATGLGKTWLSAFDSERLGARRILFVAHREEILGQAMKTFRRIRPTATLGHYSGKAKAPDAEILFASIQTLSRWNHLQRFDPKEFDYIVVDEFHHAAARSYRKVIGYFEPRFLLGLTATPERTDGSDLLALCGDNLVYRADVADGIRRDLLCPFDYYGVPDQVDYDQIPWRSRRFDEEALTRAVATQARAENALEQLQKRGGERTVAFCVSQRHADFMAESLSQQGLRAVAVHAGSSSAPRAHSLERLEAGELDVICSVDMFNEGVDLPQVDTVLMLRPTESRILWLQQFGRGLRWREGKRLKVIDYIGNHRVFLTKAQALFDLGNADRDVAMMLEQQEAGTLELPPGCSVTYELEVRDILRSLLKTTTAGEQLEEYYRDFRELRGVRPLASEAFLDGYNPRSTKKGGYGSWLDFVQAMGDLSEPQRQVGERIGAFLDQLDSTPMTKSYKMLVLQAMLSEGALPGRIGIERLVERFAHHARRYTALRTELGAPLEDAAALRKLIEKNPIAAWVSGAGTGQTSYFSYEEGVFSTTFSVPEELEETAADLAAELVEWRLMEYLHRTGGVSGPDRFVCKVSHSGGTPILFLPDRKAQPGLPEGFVDVVADDRWYQAKFVKVAVNVMNEPGRSENVLADVLRGWFGPQAGQPGRTDRVVFEAVGQGYRMKPVRAEEVLAEGPVLWRKYTRAEAFQAVGVQPKGFETQVGVVPRPDQILLFVTLDKKGKPEEHRYEDRFLSPTEFQWQSQNKTSQASKLGQALRHHEERGVAVRLFVRKAAKVGGKTEPFRYAGELVFQRWEGEKPITVWWALKAGVPEGVWGEVG from the coding sequence ATGGGCTGCCCCTTCTGTCCCCCGGACCCGGAGCGGGTCTTCTACGAGGGGGAGCGCGTGCTGGCCCTCTGGGACGCCTTCCCGGTCTCCGACGGGCACGCGCTGCTGGTCCTCCGCCGCCATGTGGCCTCCTGGTTCGACGCTGACCCGGACGAGCAGCTCGAGCTGGTCCGGGCCACGGCGTTGGTCCGCGCCCACATCGAAATGAAGCACCGGCCCGCAGGCTACACCGTGGGCATCAACGTGGGCGAGGCAGCCGGCCAGACCGTGCCCCACCTGCACGTGCACGTGATTCCGCGCTACCCGGGCGACGTACCGGATCCGCGGGGCGGCGTGCGCCACGTGATCCCGTGGAGGGGCAACTACCTGGCCCCGCCCGCGGACGCGCTCACTCCCGCGCCGGGCCACTCGGGCCGGCCGAACCGGAAGGCGCTCCTCACCGGGGGTCTGGACGATCCGCTGCTCCCCCACCTGATTGCGCACCTGGATCAGGCCACGCGCGTGGACATCGCGGTGGCGTTCGCGTTGGAGTCCGGGGTGAGCGAGTTGGAGGAGCACCTCCGCGACGTGCTGGACCGGGGCGGGCGTGTGCGGGTGATCGCGGGCGACTACCTGGGCGTGACCGAGCCGCCGGCGCTCCATCGCTTGCTGGATCTCCAGAGCGCCGAATCCAAGGGGCAGCTCGAGCTGCGCATCTTCGAAAGCGCGGGGACTAGCTTCCACCCCAAGGCCTACATCGTCTGCCAGCAGGATGGCAGCGGCGCCGCGTTCGTGGGGAGCTCCAACCTGAGCCGCACCGCGCTCCGTCGGGGCGTGGAGTGGAACTACCAGGTTGTGCCGAGCGTGGACGAACACGGCTTCGGCGAGGTGCTGCGCGCGTTCGAGCAGCTCTGGACCCACCCGCAGGTGCGCACGGTGGATCCGCAGTGGGTGCAGTCGTATCAGGCGAGGCGCCGGCCGGCGGAACCGCTCGTGACCGGCACGCCAGCCGAGCTCGAACCGGTGCCCGTGCCCCACGAGATCCAGCTGCGTGCGCTGGAGGCGTTGGAGCGCACGCGAGCGGACGGCAACAGCGCCGGGCTGGTGGTGCTGGCCACCGGGCTCGGCAAGACCTGGCTGAGCGCGTTCGACTCCGAGCGCCTCGGAGCCAGGCGCATTCTGTTCGTGGCCCACCGGGAAGAGATCCTGGGGCAGGCCATGAAGACGTTCCGGCGCATCCGGCCCACCGCCACGCTCGGGCACTACTCGGGCAAGGCCAAGGCACCGGACGCAGAGATCCTCTTCGCCTCCATCCAGACCCTGTCCCGCTGGAACCACCTGCAGCGCTTCGACCCCAAGGAGTTCGACTACATCGTGGTGGACGAGTTCCACCATGCCGCCGCGCGCAGCTACCGGAAGGTGATCGGCTACTTCGAGCCGCGGTTCCTGTTGGGGCTCACCGCCACACCGGAGCGCACGGACGGCTCCGACCTGCTGGCGCTCTGTGGAGACAACCTGGTCTACCGCGCGGACGTGGCCGACGGGATTCGGCGGGACCTGCTCTGCCCCTTCGACTACTACGGCGTGCCGGATCAGGTGGACTACGACCAGATCCCCTGGCGGAGCCGCCGGTTCGATGAGGAAGCGCTGACTCGAGCGGTGGCCACCCAGGCGCGTGCAGAGAACGCCCTGGAGCAACTGCAGAAGCGGGGCGGTGAGCGCACGGTGGCGTTCTGCGTGTCGCAGCGGCACGCCGATTTTATGGCGGAGTCTCTGAGCCAGCAGGGCCTCCGGGCCGTGGCTGTGCACGCGGGGTCCAGCAGCGCCCCTCGCGCCCACTCCCTGGAACGCCTGGAGGCGGGCGAGCTGGACGTGATCTGCTCGGTGGACATGTTCAACGAGGGCGTGGATCTGCCTCAGGTGGACACCGTGCTCATGCTCCGCCCCACCGAGTCCCGCATCCTCTGGCTCCAGCAGTTCGGCCGCGGCTTGCGCTGGAGGGAGGGCAAACGCCTCAAGGTCATCGACTACATCGGCAACCACCGCGTCTTCCTCACCAAGGCCCAGGCCTTGTTCGACCTGGGCAACGCGGACCGGGACGTGGCGATGATGCTGGAGCAGCAGGAGGCGGGCACCCTGGAGCTGCCGCCCGGTTGTTCGGTGACCTACGAGCTCGAGGTCCGGGACATCCTGCGCTCGCTGCTCAAGACCACGACTGCGGGCGAGCAGTTGGAGGAGTACTACCGCGACTTCCGTGAACTCCGCGGTGTGCGCCCGCTGGCCAGCGAAGCGTTCCTGGACGGCTACAACCCGCGCAGCACCAAGAAGGGCGGCTACGGAAGCTGGCTGGACTTTGTCCAGGCCATGGGGGACCTGAGCGAGCCCCAGCGGCAGGTCGGCGAGCGGATCGGCGCGTTCCTGGATCAGCTCGACAGCACGCCCATGACCAAGAGCTACAAGATGCTCGTGCTGCAGGCGATGCTGAGCGAAGGTGCCCTGCCCGGCCGCATCGGCATCGAGCGGTTGGTGGAGCGCTTCGCCCACCATGCGCGCCGCTACACGGCGCTCCGCACCGAGTTGGGTGCCCCCCTGGAGGATGCCGCGGCCCTCCGGAAGCTGATCGAGAAGAACCCCATCGCCGCCTGGGTGAGCGGAGCAGGCACCGGACAAACGTCCTACTTCAGCTACGAGGAGGGTGTGTTCTCCACCACGTTCTCGGTGCCTGAGGAGCTGGAGGAGACCGCCGCCGACCTGGCCGCCGAGCTCGTGGAGTGGCGACTGATGGAGTACCTGCACCGGACCGGCGGCGTGAGCGGCCCCGACCGGTTCGTGTGCAAGGTGAGCCACTCGGGTGGGACGCCCATCCTGTTCCTGCCCGATCGGAAGGCTCAGCCCGGCCTGCCCGAAGGCTTCGTGGACGTGGTGGCCGACGACCGCTGGTACCAGGCCAAGTTCGTGAAGGTGGCCGTCAACGTCATGAACGAGCCCGGCCGGTCGGAGAACGTGCTGGCGGATGTGCTGCGCGGCTGGTTCGGGCCCCAGGCTGGCCAGCCCGGCCGGACCGACCGTGTGGTGTTCGAGGCGGTGGGTCAGGGCTACCGCATGAAGCCGGTCCGGGCTGAGGAGGTGTTGGCGGAGGGGCCGGTGCTGTGGCGGAAGTACACGCGAGCCGAGGCGTTCCAGGCCGTGGGGGTCCAGCCCAAGGGGTTCGAGACGCAAGTCGGTGTGGTCCCGCGACCCGATCAGATCCTCTTGTTTGTGACCCTGGACAAGAAAGGGAAGCCGGAGGAGCACCGCTACGAAGACCGGTTCCTGTCACCCACCGAGTTTCAGTGGCAGAGCCAGAACAAGACGTCGCAGGCCAGCAAGCTCGGGCAGGCCCTACGCCACCACGAGGAGCGGGGCGTGGCGGTGCGGCTCTTTGTACGGAAGGCGGCCAAGGTGGGCGGGAAGACCGAGCCGTTCCGCTATGCGGGGGAGCTGGTCTTCCAACGTTGGGAGGGGGAGAAGCCGATCACGGTGTGGTGGGCACTCAAGGCTGGGGTGCCGGAGGGGGTGTGGGGGGAGGTGGGGTGA